Proteins encoded by one window of Dendropsophus ebraccatus isolate aDenEbr1 chromosome 4, aDenEbr1.pat, whole genome shotgun sequence:
- the GPR27 gene encoding probable G-protein coupled receptor 27 translates to MAAQELHKSNASLLPPDISPGSVAKLASLGIIACVSLLGNLVFAFLTLRDKSLQRTPYYLMLDLCVGDFLRSLLCFPLVLKSISSGSQWTYSKRSCRIMAFGAVLLCFHAAFLLLSISLTRYMAIAHHRFYCKRMTGWACILIIAMAWVLSMAMALPPVFEVGTYKFIREEDQCTFEHRYVKANDSLGFLLMLAFIVGATHFIYMKLLFFIYDHRKMKPAQLTPAISQNWSFHGPGAAGQAAANWIAGFGRGPTPPTLVGMRQTTQSQIRRLLVLEEFKLEKRLSKMFYVITFLFLLFWAPYLVACYLRVFMRSAALPQGYLTVAVWLTFAQAGVNPIVCFMLNKEIRLSLRSYIPCRNTQTQREPYIDT, encoded by the coding sequence ATGGCTGCTCAGGAGCTGCACAAGAGCAATGCCTCTCTCCTCCCGCCTGACATCAGCCCGGGCTCGGTGGCTAAGCTGGCATCCCTGGGCATCATCGCCTGTGTCAGCCTGCTGGGTAACCTCGTCTTTGCCTTCCTCACCCTGAGAGACAAGAGCCTGCAGCGGACTCCCTATTACCTGATGCTGGATCTGTGTGTCGGGGATTTCCTCCGCTCTTTGCTTTGTTTCCCTCTGGTGCTGAAATCCATCAGCAGCGGCTCCCAATGGACGTACAGCAAGAGGAGCTGCCGCATTATGGCCTTCGGAGCGGTCCTCCTGTGCTTCCATGCTGCCTTCCTGCTGCTGTCCATCAGCCTGACCAGGTACATGGCCATTGCCCACCATAGGTTCTACTGCAAGAGGATGACAGGCTGGGCTTGCATCCTGATCATTGCCATGGCATGGGTCCTGTCCATGGCTATGGCACTACCACCTGTCTTTGAGGTGGGCACCTACAAGTTTATTAGAGAAGAGGATCAATGCACTTTTGAGCATCGCTATGTGAAGGCCAATGACAGCCTGGGCTTTCTTCTCATGCTGGCCTTCATTGTGGGGGCCACACACTTTATCTATATGAAGCTGCTCTTCTTTATATATGACCACAGGAAGATGAAGCCAGCTCAGTTGACTCCAGCCATCAGCCAGAACTGGAGCTTCCATGGACCTGGGGCTGCTGGGCAGGCAGCTGCCAACTGGATTGCAGGATTTGGAAGAGGCCCAACACCCCCCACTTTGGTGGGCATGAGGCAGACCACTCAGAGCCAGATCAGGAGGCTTCTGGTGCTGGAGGAGTTCAAGCTGGAGAAGAGGCTCAGCAAGATGTTCTATGTCATCACCTTCCTATTCCTCCTCTTCTGGGCCCCTTACCTGGTGGCTTGCTATCTTAGGGTCTTTATGAGGTCTGCAGCTCTTCCTCAGGGGTATCTGACTGTGGCAGTGTGGCTAACGTTTGCTCAGGCTGGAGTCAACCCCATTGTCTGCTTCATGCTGAACAAAGAGATCAGGTTGTCTCTGAGATCTTATATACCTTGCAGGAACACTCAAACACAAAGGGAACCCTATATTGATACATAA